The following coding sequences lie in one Enterococcus sp. 9E7_DIV0242 genomic window:
- a CDS encoding FAD-binding protein yields MKLIEELAKQAGAAIGCSRPVAENLKYLPMVRYVGMSGQKFKGNLYIACGISGAGQHLKGIKDASTIVAINNNPNARIFKNADYGIVGDVEVILPLLAKALDTGEPKKEAPPMTKIKRAKAKKVAPSYKLYLCGGCGYEYNAGKGDPEGEVAPGTKFKDLPEEWVCPECGEEKDVFIEGF; encoded by the coding sequence ATGAAGTTAATAGAAGAGCTGGCGAAACAAGCCGGCGCAGCAATAGGCTGTTCACGTCCGGTAGCGGAAAACCTGAAATATCTGCCAATGGTTCGCTATGTGGGAATGTCCGGTCAAAAATTCAAAGGGAATTTATATATTGCATGTGGTATTTCCGGAGCGGGTCAGCATTTGAAAGGGATCAAAGATGCCTCCACTATTGTTGCAATCAATAACAATCCAAATGCAAGAATATTTAAAAATGCGGATTATGGCATCGTGGGTGATGTAGAGGTTATTCTGCCGTTACTGGCAAAAGCTCTTGATACCGGAGAACCGAAGAAGGAGGCACCGCCAATGACAAAAATCAAACGTGCGAAAGCCAAAAAAGTTGCACCGTCATACAAGCTCTATCTGTGTGGAGGGTGTGGGTACGAGTATAACGCAGGTAAAGGAGATCCGGAAGGCGAAGTAGCTCCAGGAACAAAATTCAAAGACTTACCGGAAGAATGGGTTTGTCCTGAATGTGGGGAAGAAAAAGACGTCTTCATCGAAGGGTTCTAG
- a CDS encoding FprA family A-type flavoprotein, with amino-acid sequence MYTVRKVTEDLYWVGGDDLRLELFENMHPIPRGVSYNSYLLLDEKTVLFDAVDWEITQDFIRNIELVLDGRPLDYLIVNHMEPDHCGSIEELIIRYPKIKIISSEKSFMLMHQFNYHVDGHEDQVQEGDTRNFGKHTVTFVAAPMVHWPEVLMTYDITSGILFSADAFGSFGALGGALFADEVNFDRDWIDDARRYYTNIVGKYGPFVQSALQKAGTIDIKMICPLHGPVWRKDFGYLLDKYDKWSRYEPEEKGVVIIFGSMYGNTQFAAQALATRLCDRGMTNVKVYDVSSTHISYLISETFRASNIVLACPTFNLGIYPPMKNYLIDLQALNVQNRTFTLIENGSWAPKSGALMAEFLEEELKRMTVMDETMSINSSLKEIDEPDLDSIVEALLEAVKE; translated from the coding sequence ATGTATACAGTTAGAAAAGTAACAGAAGATTTATACTGGGTCGGCGGTGATGACCTTCGCCTGGAATTATTTGAAAATATGCACCCGATTCCCCGCGGTGTTTCCTACAATTCTTATTTATTACTAGATGAAAAGACTGTTCTATTTGATGCTGTTGACTGGGAAATCACACAGGACTTCATTCGAAACATCGAGTTGGTCTTGGACGGGCGGCCGCTGGATTATCTTATTGTGAATCATATGGAGCCGGATCATTGTGGTTCTATTGAAGAGCTGATCATTCGCTATCCAAAAATAAAAATCATCAGCTCGGAAAAGTCATTTATGCTGATGCATCAATTTAACTATCATGTAGATGGTCATGAGGATCAAGTACAAGAAGGCGACACTCGGAATTTTGGGAAACATACAGTGACGTTTGTTGCGGCGCCGATGGTTCACTGGCCAGAGGTATTGATGACTTACGATATCACAAGCGGCATTTTATTCTCCGCAGATGCCTTCGGTTCATTTGGGGCACTAGGAGGAGCGCTTTTCGCGGATGAAGTGAATTTTGATCGTGACTGGATCGATGATGCGCGTCGTTATTATACCAACATTGTTGGGAAATATGGTCCTTTCGTGCAATCAGCGTTGCAAAAAGCGGGTACTATCGATATCAAAATGATTTGTCCGTTGCATGGCCCTGTTTGGCGAAAAGATTTTGGCTACTTGCTTGATAAGTATGACAAATGGAGCCGTTATGAACCGGAAGAAAAAGGCGTGGTTATCATCTTTGGTTCTATGTATGGGAACACTCAGTTTGCGGCTCAAGCATTGGCTACTCGTTTATGTGATAGAGGGATGACGAATGTGAAAGTATATGACGTATCCAGTACGCATATTTCTTATCTTATCTCCGAAACATTCCGAGCAAGTAATATCGTCCTCGCCTGTCCAACCTTTAACTTAGGGATTTATCCACCAATGAAGAACTATCTCATTGACTTACAGGCGTTGAATGTACAGAATCGAACATTTACGCTGATCGAAAATGGGTCATGGGCACCGAAATCAGGCGCATTGATGGCTGAATTCTTAGAAGAAGAGCTGAAGCGAATGACGGTTATGGATGAAACCATGAGTATAAATTCTTCATTGAAAGAGATCGATGAGCCGGACTTAGATAGTATAGTAGAAGCTCTATTGGAAGCAGTGAAAGAATAA
- a CDS encoding acetyl-CoA hydrolase/transferase family protein, which translates to MSSYVTAEEAVRCIKDGDRVVIGLGCGEATALTREFGKRIPELKNVETAQMLPLGETLYCAPEAAGHVRHNSLFVSGRDRKAVSEGRADYTPRFFSKMPSLFTDGSLPADVAFVHVSRVDKHGYVSLGISVDYIMTAAKHAKIKIAQINNNLPRTHGDCFMHISEFDYLVEEDTPIQELPQATPTEEEQAIGKYCANLIPDGATLQLGIGSLPDAVLDCLHDKKDLGIHSEMFSDGVMKLVKEGVITNSRKTLHPGKMLATFLMGSRELYDFIDDNPSVHMAPVDYTNDPEVIAQNDNLISINSCVQVDFTGQVASESIGTTQISAVGGQLDFVRGANMSKGGISIIAMPSTTRNHTVSKIVPCLDQGAVVTTGRNDAAVIITEYGIADMRGKSIRERSRALIEIAHPNFREELQKEWENRYHMTW; encoded by the coding sequence ATGAGTAGCTATGTAACAGCAGAAGAGGCTGTTCGATGTATAAAAGACGGAGATCGAGTAGTGATCGGTCTCGGTTGCGGGGAAGCGACTGCTTTAACTCGAGAATTCGGCAAAAGAATCCCTGAATTAAAAAATGTTGAGACTGCGCAGATGTTGCCGCTAGGTGAAACACTTTATTGTGCTCCGGAAGCGGCAGGCCATGTTCGTCATAATAGTTTGTTTGTAAGTGGAAGAGACCGGAAAGCAGTTTCCGAAGGTCGGGCAGATTACACGCCGCGTTTCTTTTCAAAAATGCCTTCCTTGTTTACTGATGGAAGTCTTCCGGCAGATGTTGCTTTTGTTCATGTAAGTAGAGTGGACAAGCATGGTTATGTCAGTTTAGGAATCAGTGTGGATTATATCATGACAGCAGCGAAACACGCCAAAATCAAAATTGCACAAATCAATAACAATCTGCCGCGAACACACGGTGACTGTTTTATGCATATTAGTGAATTTGATTACCTGGTGGAAGAAGATACGCCTATTCAAGAATTGCCACAGGCGACGCCTACAGAAGAAGAGCAAGCAATAGGAAAATATTGTGCAAACCTGATTCCAGATGGAGCGACGTTGCAGCTAGGGATCGGCAGCTTGCCTGATGCGGTTCTTGACTGTCTTCATGATAAAAAAGATTTGGGCATCCATAGTGAAATGTTCAGTGATGGTGTGATGAAGCTAGTAAAAGAGGGCGTGATCACGAATAGCAGAAAAACGCTGCACCCAGGTAAGATGCTGGCGACGTTCCTTATGGGAAGTCGAGAGCTATACGATTTCATTGATGATAATCCAAGTGTGCATATGGCACCGGTAGATTATACAAATGATCCTGAAGTCATCGCTCAAAACGATAATCTTATTTCAATCAACAGCTGTGTGCAGGTCGATTTCACGGGGCAGGTAGCTTCTGAAAGTATTGGAACGACTCAAATATCTGCTGTTGGCGGACAATTGGACTTTGTTAGAGGCGCTAATATGTCCAAGGGCGGCATATCTATCATTGCCATGCCTTCCACTACACGAAACCATACAGTCAGTAAGATCGTTCCTTGCTTAGATCAGGGCGCTGTTGTCACAACAGGCCGCAATGATGCAGCAGTTATCATAACAGAATATGGGATCGCAGATATGAGAGGGAAATCTATCCGAGAGCGCAGTCGTGCTTTGATTGAGATTGCACACCCGAATTTCAGAGAAGAGTTACAAAAGGAATGGGAAAATCGCTACCATATGACCTGGTGA